Genomic window (Mycolicibacterium smegmatis):
GCGGCCGGGAAACCGCCCCAGGACAGCAGCCTTGCTGCGACGTACCGCAAGCTCGACGCCGCCGACCTCGACGTCGACAAGGTGGCCGACACGCTGACAGGTGCGTTGGTGTCACCCGTGATCACCGCGCACCCGACCGAGACACGAAGGCGCACGGTGTTCGACACGCAACACCGCATCACCGAGCTGATGCGCCTGCGCCTGCACGGGCACACGCGCACCGACGACAACCGCGACATCGAGACCGAACTGCGCCGCCACATCCTGACCCTGTGGCAGACAGCGTTGATCCGGCTGTCGCGCCTGAAGATCTCCGACGAGATCGAGACGGGCCTGCGCTATTACGAGGCCGCGTTTTTCGACGTCATCCCGCAGGTCAACGCCGAGGTGCGCGATGCGCTGCGCAAGCGGTGGCCCGACGCGAAGCTGCTCGAAGAGCCGATCCTGCGTCCCGGCTCGTGGATCGGCGGCGACCGTGACGGAAACCCCAATGTCACACCGGAAGTGGTGCGGCATGCGACCGGCCGTGCGGCCTACGTCGCGCTGGCGCACTACTTCGAACAGATCACCGCGCTCGAGCAGGAACTGTCGATGTCCGCGCGCCTGGTGAAGGTGACGCCGGCGCTCGCCGCGCTCGCCGACGCCTGCCACGAACCGGCCCGCGCCGACGAACCGTACCGGCGCGCGCTGCGGGTGATCCACGCGCGCCTCACCTCGACCGCGCGTGAGATCCTCGACGAGCAACCCGAGCACGAACTCGACCTGGGCCAGCCGCGGTACCAGACGCCCGCGGAGTTCCTCGCCGACCTCGACGCCGTCGACGGGTCGCTGCGTGCCAACGGCAGCCGCGTGCTGGCCGACGACCGGCTGGGGCGGTTGCGAGAAGCCGTGCGGGTCTTCGGATTCCACTTGTCCGGGCTCGACATGCGACAGAACTCCGACGTGCACGAGGAAGTGGTCGCCGAGCTGCTGGCGTGGGCCGGGGTGCATCCCGACTACACGTCGCTGTCCGAACCGCAGCGCGTCGAGCTGCTGGCCGCCGAGATCGCCACACGTCGCCCACTGATCCGCGAGGGTGCCGACCTCTCCGAACTGGCGCAGAAGGAACTCGGCATCGTCGCGGCCGCGGCCCGCGCGGTCAAGGTGTTCGGCCCGCAGGCGGTGCCCAACTACATCATCTCGATGTGTCAGTCGGTGTCCGACATGCTCGAGGCCGCCGTGCTGCTCAAAGAGGCCGGGCTGCTGGACATCTCGGGATCGACACCCTACGCCCCGGTGGGTGTCGTCCCGCTGTTCGAGACCATCGACGACCTGCAGCGCGGCTCGTCGATCCTGGAGGCGGCGCTTGACCTGCCGGAGTACCGCACGATGGTCGATGCCCGCGACGGTCACCAGGAGGTCATGCTCGGGTACTCCGACTCCAACAAGGACGGCGGCTATCTCGCGGCGAACTGGGCGCTGTACCGCGCCGAACTCGACCTCGTGGAATCGGCCCGCAAGACCGGAATCCGGTTGCGGCTCTTCCACGGACGCGGCGGCACCGTGGGCCGCGGCGGCGGCCCCAGCTACGACGCCATCCT
Coding sequences:
- the ppc gene encoding phosphoenolpyruvate carboxylase translates to MADSNDTALEPFGSVQRTHIGREASEPMREDIRLLGAILGDTVREQNGEEVFDLVERARVESFRVRRSEIDRSELADMFSGVDAHQAIPVIRAFTHFALLANVAEDIHRERRRAVHVAAGKPPQDSSLAATYRKLDAADLDVDKVADTLTGALVSPVITAHPTETRRRTVFDTQHRITELMRLRLHGHTRTDDNRDIETELRRHILTLWQTALIRLSRLKISDEIETGLRYYEAAFFDVIPQVNAEVRDALRKRWPDAKLLEEPILRPGSWIGGDRDGNPNVTPEVVRHATGRAAYVALAHYFEQITALEQELSMSARLVKVTPALAALADACHEPARADEPYRRALRVIHARLTSTAREILDEQPEHELDLGQPRYQTPAEFLADLDAVDGSLRANGSRVLADDRLGRLREAVRVFGFHLSGLDMRQNSDVHEEVVAELLAWAGVHPDYTSLSEPQRVELLAAEIATRRPLIREGADLSELAQKELGIVAAAARAVKVFGPQAVPNYIISMCQSVSDMLEAAVLLKEAGLLDISGSTPYAPVGVVPLFETIDDLQRGSSILEAALDLPEYRTMVDARDGHQEVMLGYSDSNKDGGYLAANWALYRAELDLVESARKTGIRLRLFHGRGGTVGRGGGPSYDAILAQPPGAVKGSLRITEQGEVIAAKYAEPRIAHRNLETLLAATLEASLLDVEGLGEEAEPAYQVLDELAALAQRAYSELVHETPGFVEYFKTSTPVSEIGALNIGSRPTSRKPTTSIADLRAIPWVLAWSQSRVMLPGWYGTGSAFENWIGTDPDGARLRVLQDLYARWPFFRTVLSNMAQVLAKADMGLAARYSELVEDADLRARVFDKIVAEHDRTIRMHRLITGQDDLLADNAALARSVFNRFPYLEPLNHLQVELLRRYRSGETDELVQRGILLTMSGLATALRNSG